The Mangifera indica cultivar Alphonso chromosome 8, CATAS_Mindica_2.1, whole genome shotgun sequence genome has a window encoding:
- the LOC123222383 gene encoding superoxide dismutase [Fe], chloroplastic-like has translation MASLYTRPLAFTFPCQGLGGRTPGLQTNKKMVPRKCTRDAGSAKICAKLELKPPPYPMDALEPHMSRETLQYHWGKHHRAYVENLNKQIVGTELDGMPLEDIVIVSYNNGDMLPAFNNAAQAWNHEFFWESMKPNGGGRPSGELLQLIERDFGSFENFLQEFKSAAATQFGSGWAWLAYKANRLNVDNAENPLPSEEDKKLVVVKSPNAVNPLVWDYFPLLTIDVWEHAYYLDFQNRRPDYISIFMDKLVSWEAVGHRLEVAKALAVERQKEEERKKREEEEKTTDDQGVKMYVENDGDDSESD, from the exons ATGGCTTCCTTATATACTAGGCCCCTTGCATTCACTTTTCCATGCCAAG GACTTGGTGGACGTACTCCAGGCttgcaaacaaacaaaaag ATGGTGCCGAGAAAATGTACAAGGGACGCTGGTTCCGCTAAGATTTGCGCAAAACTTGAGCTCAAGCCGCCACCATATCCAATG GATGCTCTGGAGCCACATATGAGCCGGGAGACGCTGCAGTACCATTGGGGAAAGCACCACAGAGCTTATGTGGAAAACCTGAACAAGCAAATCGTAGGGACAGAGCTGGATGGAATGCCATTAGAAGACATAGTAATTGTTTCTTATAATAATGGTGACATGCTTCCAGCTTTTAACAATGCTGCACAG GCCTGGAACCACGAATTCTTCTGGGAATCCATGAAACCAAATGGTGGAGGAAGGCCATCTGGTGAACTTTTGCAATTAATCGAAAGAGATTTTggttcttttgaaaattttctgcaGGAATTTAAGTCAGCTGCAGCCACACAGTTTGGTTCTGGTTGGGCTTGGCTTGCTT ACAAAGCAAATAGACTAAATGTTGACAATGCCGAAAATCCTCTTCCATCAGAAGAGGACAAAAAGCTTGTGGTGGTGAAGAGTCCTAATGCTGTGAATCCACTTGTGTGGGATTATTTT CCACTCCTTACTATTGATGTTTGGGAG CATGCATATTACCTCGATTTTCAG AATCGACGACCTGATTACATATCAATTTTTATGGACAAGCTTGTATCGTGGGAAGCTGTCGGCCATAGGCTGGAAGTAGCAAAGGCTCTTGCAGTTGAGAgacaaaaggaagaagagaggaagaaaagagaagaggagGAGAAGACGACGGATGATCAAGGTGTGAAGATGTACGTAGAGAATGACGGTGATGACTCGGAGAGCGACTGA
- the LOC123222385 gene encoding probable pterin-4-alpha-carbinolamine dehydratase, chloroplastic yields the protein MATTSHFTFSFILPRLSPPRHDHPHHLNKLLSIQVQSRLSLRTTATRALGSDSLGDFGARDPFPAELESGFADKVLGNVDTEHKILIPNASALSLAQQDCSPVSPLQKPMSVDDAQKLLKKVIGWRLLEEEGGLKLQCLWKLRDFKCGVELVNRIYKVVEATGHFPNLHLEQPNEVRAELWTSSIGGLSMNDFIVAAKIDEIKTSDLVPRKRIWA from the exons ATGGCCACAACTTCTCACTTCACCTTTTCTTTCATCCTCCCTCGCCTTTCTCCTCCTCGTCATGATCACCCCCACCACCTTAACAAGTTATTGTCAATTCAAGTTCAAAGTCGACTTTCCCTGAGAACAACAGCCACGAGAGCTCTGGGTAGTGATTCTTTGGGCGATTTTGGAGCCAGAGACCCGTTTCCCGCAGAATTAGAAAGCGGATTTGCTGATAAAGTTTTGGGAAATGTTGACACTGAGCACAAGATACTTATTCCAAATGCTTCTGCTCTTTCTCTTGCTCAACAAGACTGCTCTCCCGTGTCTCCTCTGCAGAAACCTATGTCCGTAGATGATGCACAGAAGTTGTTGAAAAAG GTTATTGGCTGGAGACTTTTGGAGGAAGAAGGTGGACTTAAACTTCAATGCTTGTGGAAGTTGAGAGATTTTAAATGTGGGGTTGAACTTGTGAATAGAATATACAAGGTTGTAGAAGCTACCGGCCATTTCCCAAATCTCCACTTGGAGCAGCCCAATGAAGTTAGAGCTGAATTATGGACTTCTTCCATTG GAGGCTTGAGCATGAATGATTTCATTGTAGCTGCCAAAATAGATGAAATTAAAACATCAGATTTGGTTCCACGTAAAAGAATTTGGGCATAG
- the LOC123222384 gene encoding phosphomannomutase produces the protein MAAIKPGLIALFDVDGTLTAPRKVATPQMLEFMRELRKVVTVGVVGGSDLSKISEQLGNSVINDYDYVFSENGLVAHKDGKLIGTQSLKSFLGEEKLKEFINFTLHYIADLDIPIKRGTFIEFRSGMLNVSPIGRNCSQEERDEFEKYDKVHNVRTKMVSVLREKFSHLNLTFSIGGQISFDVFPQGWDKTYCLRYLDDFQEIHFFGDKTYKGGNDHEIYESERTVGHTVISPEDTVDKCKALFLAKP, from the exons ATGGCGGCAATAAAGCCAGGTTTAATTGCTCTGTTTGATGTTGATGGAACTCTTACGGCTCCAAGAAAG GTTGCCACCCCACAGATGTTGGAGTTCATGCGAGAACTCAGAAAG GTTGTTACAGTTGGTGTTGTTGGTGGATCAGACCTTTCTAAGATATCAGAGCAGCTCGGAAATTCGG TCATTAATGACTATGATTATGTATTTTCGGAGAATGGACTAGTTGCTCATAAGGATGGGAAATTAATAGGCACCCAG AGCTTGAAGTCATTTCTTGGAGAGGAAAAGCTCAAG gaatttataaatttcacaCTTCACTATATTGCTGACTTGGACATTCCAATAAAAAG GGGAACATTCATTGAATTCCGTAGTGGGATGCTCAATGTTTCACCCATTGGGAGAAACTGCAGTCAAGAAGAAAGGGATGAGTTTGAAAAGTATGACAAG GTTCACAATGTACGCACAAAAATGGTATCCGTGCTTCGGGAGAAGTTCTCTCATCTTAACTTGACATTTTCAATTGGGGGACAGATAAGCTTTGAC GTCTTTCCTCAAGGTTGGGATAAGACATACTGTTTGAGGTACCTTGATGACTTCCAGGAAATTCACTTCTTTGGAGACAAAACTTACAAG GGAGGGAATGATCATGAAATTTATGAATCTGAGCGAACAGTGGGTCACACAG TTATCAGCCCAGAAGATACAGTAGATAAGTGCAAAGCTCTCTTCCTAGCCAAACCCTGA
- the LOC123224264 gene encoding polyadenylate-binding protein 1-like: protein MEDQHEHEDQEYDVYGGEIPDQMDADDQNPEHEQDLDDPNSNSKDLEDMKKRLKEIEEEAGALREMQAKVEKEMGAVQDPSSTSATQAEKEEVDARSIYVGNVDYVCTPEEVQQHFQSCGTVNRVTILTDKFGQPKGFAYVEFVEVDAVQNAILLNETELHGRQIKVSAKRTNIPGMKQYRGRRPNPYLGFRGRRPYMPGAPFPPYGYGRVPRFRRPMRYRPY, encoded by the exons aTGGAAGACCAACATGAACACGAAGACCAAGAGTATGACGTATATGGCGGAGAGATCCCCGACCAGATGGACGCCGACGATCAGAATCCCGAGCATGAACAAGACCTCGACGACCCCAACTCTAACTCcaag GATTTGGAGGACATGAAGAAGAGGCTGAaggagattgaagaagaagctgGTGCTCTTCGTGAAATGCAAGCTAAAGTGGAGAAGGAGATGGGAGCTGTCCAAG ATCCCTCAAGTACTTCTGCAACTCAAGCTGAAAAGGAGGAAGTGGATGCCCGCTCGATCTATGTTGGTAAT GTAGACTATGTTTGTACCCCTGAGGAAGTACAGCAACATTTTCAGTCCTGTGGAACTGTCAACAGGGTGACAATTTTGACAGATAAGTTTGGTCAGCCTAAAGGATTTGCTTATGTTGAGTTCGTTGAAGTTGATGCTGTCCAAAATGCTATTCTGTTAAATGAAACAGAGCTGCATGGTCGTCAGATAAAG GTTTCTGCAAAGCGAACCAACATTCCTGGTATGAAACAGTATCGTGGAAGGCGACCCAACCCATATCTTGGTTTCCGAGGTCGGAGGCCCTACATGCCTGGTGCTCCTTTTCCACCATACGGTTATGG AAGGGTTCCCAGATTCAGACGGCCAATGAGGTACAGGCCATACTAA
- the LOC123224265 gene encoding mediator of RNA polymerase II transcription subunit 31-like: MATSKEVEDAPNTTSSPKKMYKDPDDGQQRFLLELEFVQCLANPTYIHYLAQNRYFEDEAFIGYLKYLQYWQQPEYIKFIMYPHCLFFLELLQNANFRNSMAHPGSKELAHRQQFFFWKNYRNNRLKHILPRSLPEIVEVPPAAAAPLPPAPPVPAVTIRMTAPPAQAPSPMHYGIPSGSALTKNDMRSNSIDRRKRKYVQ; encoded by the exons ATGGCAACGTCTAAAGAAGTTGAAGATGCACCTAACACTACATCCTC GCCGAAGAAGATGTATAAAGACCCAGATGATGGGCAACAGCGATTTTTGCTTGAATTGGAATTCGTTCAGTGTCTTGCTAATCCCACTTACATTCACT ATTTGGCTCAAAACCGTTATTTTGAAGATGAAGCTTTCATAGGCTACTTGAAATATCTTCAGTACTGGCAACAGCCAGAgtatattaaattcataat GTATCCTCATTGCCTCTTTTTCCTTGAACTTCTCCAAAATGCGAACTTCCGCAATTCAATGGCACATCCAGGCAGCAAG GAATTAGCACATAGGCAGCAATTCTTTTTTTGGAAGAACTATAGAAACAATAGATTAAAGCACATCTTACCAAGATCTCTTCCTGAAATTGTTGAGGTGCCACCGGCTGCTGCTGCACCTCTGCCACCTGCACCACCTGTTCCAGCTGTGACTATCCGTATGACAGCTCCTCCTGCCCAAGCCCCTTCTCCTATGCATTACGGTATTCCCTCAGGATCTGCTCTCACAAAAAATGATATGAGGAGTAATAGCATTGATCGAAGAAAGAGAAAGTATGTACAGTGA
- the LOC123224195 gene encoding glutamate dehydrogenase A codes for MNALAATSRNFRNAARILGLDSKLERSLLIPFREIKVECTIPKDDGSLVTYVGFRVQHDNARGPMKGGIRYHPEVDPDEVNALAQLMTWKTAVADIPYGGAKGGIGCDPKELSNSEKERLTRVFTQKIHDLIGTHADIPAPDMGTNAQTMAWILDEYSKFHGHSPAVVTGKPIDLGGSLGREAATGRGVVFATEALLAEHGNAIRDMTFVIQGFGNVGSWAARLIHERGGKVIAVSDITGAVKNANGIDIPELLRHKENTGSLKDFDGGDPLDSSEILVHECDVLIPCALGGVLNRENATNVRAKFIIEGANHPTDPEADEILSQRGVVILPDIYANSGGVTVSYFEWVQNIQGFMWEEDKVNNELRRYMIKAFHNIRSMCQTHNCSLRMGAFTLGVNRVARATLLRGWEA; via the exons ATGAATGCTCTTGCAGCCACCAGTCGTAACTTCCGCAATGCTGCTCGTATTCTGGGCTTAGACTCTAAGCTTGAACGGAGTCTTTTGATCCCTTTTAGAGAGATCAAG GTGGAGTGCACCATTCCCAAAGATGATGGAAGTCTCGTCACGTACGTTGGATTTAGAGTCCAACATGATAATGCACGTGGGCCTATGAAGGGAGGAATCAGATATCATCCTGAG GTTGATCCTGATGAAGTAAATGCTCTGGCTCAACTAATGACCTGGAAGACGGCTGTGGCAGACATACCATACGGCGGAGCAAAGGGTGGGATAGGATGTGACCCAAAAGAGTTGAGTAATAGTGAGAAGGAACGTCTAACTCGTGTCTTCACTCAGAAGATCCATGATCTAATTGGAACCCATGCTGACATACCAGCACCAGACATGGGCACAAATGCTCAG ACTATGGCATGGATCTTGGATGAGTATTCGAAATTTCATGGTCATTCTCCTGCTGTTGTCACAGGAAAGCCCATT GATCTTGGTGGATCATTGGGTAGAGAGGCTGCTACTGGGCGTGGTGTTGTTTTTGCAACAGAAGCTTTACTTGCTGAACATGGGAATGCGATAAGGGATATGACATTTGTAATTCAG gGATTTGGTAATGTGGGTTCTTGGGCAGCAAGGCTCATTCATGAGAGAGGTGGCAAGGTCATTGCAGTAAGTGACATAACAGGTGCAGTTAAGAATGCAAATGGAATTGATATTCCTGAATTGCTCAGGCATAAAGAAAATACTGGTAGTTTGAAGGATTTCGATGGTGGAGACCCCCTGGATTCTAGTGAGATTCTTGTCCATGAGTGTGATGTTCTCATCCCTTGTGCTTTAGGTGGAGTTCTGAACAG GGAAAACGCCACAAATGTAAGGGCCAAGTTCATAATAGAGGGAGCAAACCATCCTACTGATCCTGAAGCAGATGAG ATATTATCCCAGAGAGGAGTTGTAATACTTCCTGACATCTATGCAAATTCTGGTGGCGTAACGGTTAGCTACTTTGAGTGGGTTCag AATATTCAAGGTTTTATGTGGGAGGAAGACAAGGTGAACAATGAGCTTCGGAGGTATATGATAAAAGCTTTTCATAACATCAGGAGCATGTGCCAGACACACAATTGCAGTCTCCGGATGGGCGCCTTCACACTCGGGGTGAATCGAGTTGCACGTGCCACCCTATTGAGGGGTTGGGAAGCATAA
- the LOC123223724 gene encoding light-harvesting complex-like protein 3 isotype 1, chloroplastic, translating to MTTIAVSASLQRACSSNNVTKKQQSQIRTARSIGTKQKSNVVTLNVEGDVVGQQEKSSFQMGRYLEHSSETESPAPKFLDERWKNGTWDLNMFVQDGKMDWDGLIVAEARRRSFLEIYPESATNEEPVVFRSSIIPWWAWLRRSYLPEAELLNGRAAMVGFLMTYIVDALTELDVVGQTGNLVCKAGVFLTVVGVILLRQTDDFTNLKNLADEATLYDKQWRASWQHQNSDTGNKI from the exons ATGACTACCATTGCCGTTTCTGCTTCACTGCAAAGGGCCTGCAGCTCAAACAATGTCACCAAAAAGCAACAGTCTCAGATAAGAACTGCTCGCTCTATTGGAACAAAGCAAAAGTCAAATGTAGTTACTTTGAACGTGGAGGGCGACGTAGTTGGGCAACAAGAGAAGTCTTCTTTTCAAATGGGTAGATACTTGGAGCATAGCTCAGAGACAGAATCTCCCGCTCCAAAATTCCTGGATGAGCGTTGGAAGAATGGCACATGGGACTTAAACATGTTTGTTCAGGACGGGAAGATGGATTGGGATGGACTGATTGTCGCAG AAGCAAGAAGGAGAagttttcttgaaatttatCCAGAATCAGCAACAAATGAAGAACCAGTAGTGTTTAGGAGCTCAATCATACCTTGGTGGGCATGGCTTAGGAGATCATATCTCCCAGAAGCTGAGCTACTCAATG GTCGAGCAGCAATGGTGGGATTCTTGATGACATACATTGTAGACGCATTGACTGAGCTAGACGTGGTTGGACAAACTGGGAATTTGGTGTGCAAAGCAGGAGTGTTTTTGACAGTAGTTGGTGTCATACTGTTGAGGCAAACCGACGATTTCACCAACCTCAAAAACTTGGCTGACGAAGCCACTTTGTATGACAAGCAATGGCGAGCCTCTTGGCAACACCAAAATTCCGATACtggaaacaaaatttag